Proteins from a genomic interval of Blastocatellia bacterium:
- a CDS encoding flavin monoamine oxidase family protein translates to MTNNDFCDVVIVGAGFAGLTAARQLVQAGKKVKLLEARDRVGGRIYTKQIDEKTYVDLGGQWIGPTQDRIYALANEFGIKTFPSYHSGTHLVVLQNKLKRYQGLIPNIDFLSLLNLDFAIKKLNRLSKTISLSEPGTSPNAKILDSQTVATFLDKNIYFYNARQILDIALETVFGCSMAEISLLHALFYIKSGVDLEHLFSLTGGAQQDRIVGGAQTVAKALAEEINHVIKFSSVVKKIEQTSDNVLVIGENFQYKAKKVIVAIPPTLAGRITYNPCLPWQRDQLTQRLPMGFVIKCFAIYEKPFWRDKNLSGLAVSDSGYLQAVFDGSPVDASRGILLAFSLASRGREFIKLPLEERKEAVLSTFARWFGKEATKPIYYLDHCWAEEEWSRGCYVGFMPPGVWTNYGKALSKPVGRIHWAGTETSDIWNGYIEGAIRSGERVVKEILTL, encoded by the coding sequence ATGACAAATAATGATTTTTGTGATGTTGTAATAGTTGGAGCAGGTTTTGCTGGCCTAACAGCCGCACGTCAATTAGTGCAGGCTGGAAAAAAAGTAAAACTCCTAGAAGCTCGTGACCGAGTTGGCGGGCGAATTTATACAAAACAAATTGATGAAAAAACTTATGTTGACCTTGGTGGTCAATGGATTGGCCCAACACAAGACCGCATTTATGCTCTTGCTAATGAATTTGGTATCAAAACCTTTCCTTCCTATCATTCAGGAACTCACTTAGTCGTATTACAAAATAAGCTAAAACGTTACCAAGGTTTAATACCTAATATAGATTTTTTATCACTCTTAAACCTGGATTTTGCAATAAAAAAGCTTAACCGTTTGTCAAAAACAATTTCTTTGAGTGAGCCTGGGACAAGCCCTAATGCAAAAATACTAGATAGCCAGACTGTAGCAACATTCTTAGATAAGAATATTTATTTTTATAATGCTAGACAAATCTTAGACATAGCATTAGAAACTGTTTTTGGTTGCAGTATGGCGGAAATCTCGCTTCTACATGCACTTTTTTATATTAAATCTGGAGTGGATTTAGAACATCTTTTTAGTTTAACAGGTGGAGCGCAACAAGACCGTATTGTTGGAGGGGCGCAAACAGTCGCTAAAGCTTTGGCAGAAGAAATAAACCATGTTATTAAATTTTCTAGTGTGGTAAAAAAGATTGAGCAAACATCTGATAATGTTTTAGTTATAGGAGAAAATTTTCAATATAAAGCTAAAAAAGTTATTGTAGCAATACCTCCAACTTTAGCAGGAAGAATTACTTATAACCCATGTTTACCTTGGCAAAGAGACCAATTAACTCAACGTCTACCAATGGGTTTTGTTATTAAATGTTTTGCTATTTATGAAAAACCTTTTTGGCGAGATAAAAACTTAAGCGGGCTAGCTGTGTCTGATAGTGGTTATTTACAGGCTGTTTTTGATGGCTCACCTGTAGACGCTAGCAGAGGTATTTTACTAGCTTTTTCTCTTGCTAGTCGAGGTAGAGAATTTATTAAGCTTCCACTAGAAGAAAGAAAAGAAGCTGTATTAAGCACTTTTGCTAGATGGTTTGGTAAAGAAGCAACAAAACCAATTTATTATTTAGATCATTGTTGGGCAGAAGAAGAGTGGAGTAGAGGCTGTTATGTAGGGTTTATGCCGCCAGGCGTTTGGACAAACTATGGTAAAGCTCTTTCTAAGCCTGTAGGAAGAATACATTGGGCAGGTACAGAAACTTCTGATATTTGGAATGGCTATATTGAAGGAGCAATTCGATCTGGTGAGAGAGTTGTTAAGGAAATCCTTACTTTATGA
- a CDS encoding carbon-nitrogen hydrolase family protein, translating into MKKKLFYLIISISVLLFCYNIWSLLDRKPPNVFSEGCSTELEEFGTNSGQGNIVGIQPKVSPIDFANETNFFNKLDAYLQEAKQANYLMENTVVLFPEYIGTWLVVAGEKEGVYTANNVTEAAKLMISSNLAKFLLTYLDAPQVPDRVKYSLFAMKSAEMADIYHRTFSQLSNKYQVTIVAGSILLPEPIIKNNTLKVSKGNLYNVSVIYKADGKPYSEIIKKVFLTSDEQPFTKSSKINQLPVFDLPIGRTSVLICADSWYLENYQYLDSQKAEIALIPSFCSSDGKMTEKWKGYDGYPTPDDVEKSDIGTISEQNAWLKYSLSTRSKETSIKQGMNVFLRGRLWEMGSDGNTIILKDKETKLSASINGATIVCLWL; encoded by the coding sequence ATGAAAAAAAAGCTATTTTATTTGATAATTAGTATTTCTGTTTTACTTTTCTGTTATAACATTTGGAGTTTACTTGATCGTAAGCCACCAAATGTTTTTAGCGAAGGCTGTTCAACAGAATTAGAAGAGTTTGGAACTAATTCTGGACAAGGTAATATAGTTGGTATCCAACCTAAAGTTTCACCTATTGATTTTGCTAATGAAACAAATTTTTTTAATAAACTGGATGCTTATCTTCAAGAAGCAAAACAAGCAAATTATTTAATGGAAAATACTGTTGTTTTATTTCCTGAATATATTGGCACTTGGTTGGTGGTAGCAGGAGAAAAAGAAGGCGTTTATACAGCTAATAACGTCACAGAGGCAGCTAAATTAATGATAAGCAGTAATTTAGCTAAATTTTTACTAACTTATCTTGATGCTCCTCAAGTGCCTGACAGGGTTAAATATAGTCTTTTTGCTATGAAATCGGCAGAGATGGCAGATATTTATCATCGTACTTTTTCGCAGTTGTCTAACAAATATCAAGTAACTATTGTTGCAGGATCAATTTTACTACCAGAGCCAATTATTAAGAATAATACCTTAAAAGTGAGTAAAGGAAATCTTTATAATGTTTCTGTTATTTATAAAGCAGATGGAAAGCCATACTCAGAAATAATAAAAAAAGTTTTTCTTACCTCAGATGAACAGCCATTTACTAAATCTAGTAAAATAAATCAATTACCAGTATTTGACCTTCCAATAGGTAGAACATCTGTTTTAATATGCGCAGATTCTTGGTATTTAGAAAATTACCAGTATTTAGACTCACAAAAGGCAGAAATAGCACTTATTCCTTCTTTTTGTTCGTCAGATGGAAAAATGACAGAAAAATGGAAAGGTTATGATGGTTATCCAACACCTGATGATGTAGAAAAATCAGATATTGGAACAATATCTGAGCAAAACGCTTGGCTAAAATATTCTTTATCTACACGTAGCAAAGAAACTAGTATTAAACAAGGGATGAATGTTTTTTTACGCGGACGCTTATGGGAAATGGGTTCGGATGGAAACACAATTATTTTAAAGGATAAGGAGACAAAACTTTCTGCTTCAATTAATGGTGCAACAATTGTTTGTTTATGGCTCTAA
- a CDS encoding TonB family protein, protein MLTITVSFGQTITASIKGTVKDDFGKPVTGATITVKDEEQQVITSVTTDENGGYQILDLSIGSYKLVVEKDGLKSESITNISLNAASEEVFDLHMQASLEGKAIKKVAATYPDVAKLTQQQGRVIVGVLVNAEGKVDKVLFLAGNNVFKSSALQAAQKWIFEKSNNGFSGRIAFNFKIN, encoded by the coding sequence TTGCTAACCATTACAGTTAGCTTTGGACAAACAATTACAGCCTCAATAAAAGGTACAGTAAAAGATGATTTTGGCAAACCTGTCACAGGTGCAACTATTACTGTAAAGGATGAAGAACAACAAGTTATTACTAGTGTAACAACTGATGAAAATGGAGGCTATCAAATTTTAGATCTCTCTATAGGTAGTTATAAGTTGGTGGTGGAAAAAGATGGCTTAAAATCAGAATCTATCACTAACATTAGTCTTAATGCTGCTTCAGAAGAAGTTTTTGATTTGCATATGCAGGCTAGTCTTGAAGGTAAAGCTATAAAAAAAGTAGCAGCTACTTATCCTGATGTTGCTAAACTTACTCAACAACAAGGCCGAGTAATTGTTGGAGTTTTAGTTAATGCTGAAGGTAAAGTAGATAAAGTATTATTTTTAGCAGGTAATAATGTCTTTAAATCTTCTGCTTTACAAGCTGCTCAAAAATGGATTTTTGAAAAAAGTAATAACGGATTTTCTGGACGCATAGCTTTTAACTTTAAGATTAATTAA
- a CDS encoding serine/threonine protein kinase → MGEVYLALDTMLNRTVALKFLPRELETRERVVRRFLREAQATARLSHPNIATLYNVEEHNGRHFILMEYIDGEPLSRLLRREKISIKNVLKYAIQIAEALAEAHEHGVLHRDIKPGNILINRKEQVKVLDFGLAKFIDTSIEGTMSADAANDDLTREGVLVGTPRYMSPEQILGKEVDQRADIFAFGILLYEMIAGQHPFKVSNNQQLVVAITTEDPPPIRSYNADVPEELVAVVSKALNKKVEDRYKSARKWAKNYVP, encoded by the coding sequence ATGGGCGAAGTCTATCTGGCCCTGGATACAATGCTTAATCGTACAGTAGCACTTAAGTTTTTACCCCGTGAATTAGAAACCCGTGAAAGAGTAGTAAGACGATTTTTACGCGAAGCACAAGCAACCGCTAGACTTTCTCATCCAAATATTGCCACACTTTATAATGTAGAAGAACATAATGGCCGTCACTTTATTTTAATGGAATACATTGATGGTGAGCCGCTCTCACGGTTGTTAAGACGGGAAAAAATTTCTATTAAAAATGTCTTAAAATATGCAATACAAATTGCTGAAGCCTTAGCAGAAGCTCATGAACATGGAGTTTTGCACCGAGATATAAAACCTGGCAATATTTTAATTAATCGAAAAGAACAAGTAAAAGTCCTAGATTTTGGATTAGCTAAATTTATTGATACTTCTATAGAAGGCACTATGTCTGCCGATGCTGCCAATGATGATTTAACTCGTGAAGGTGTTTTAGTTGGAACTCCTCGCTATATGTCACCTGAACAAATCCTTGGTAAAGAAGTAGATCAGAGAGCCGACATTTTTGCTTTTGGAATACTTCTTTATGAAATGATTGCAGGCCAACACCCTTTTAAGGTAAGTAATAATCAACAACTTGTAGTAGCTATAACTACTGAAGATCCTCCACCAATTCGTTCTTATAATGCAGATGTTCCAGAAGAGTTAGTTGCTGTTGTAAGTAAAGCTTTAAACAAAAAAGTAGAAGATAGATATAAAAGTGCTAGGAAATGGGCAAAGAATTACGTGCCTTAG
- a CDS encoding tetratricopeptide repeat protein — MGKELRALAIKLFTEHYFEYSGADDFRSETPNQRSTIPPTPVEPSARKTKDGLDDITVEEKLIKTTIQETPKTIKKRTFKIVVVTLALLLALTSGILAFKYYNSASVGNERPLIAVMYFDNFTNDNSLEWLGRGLTEMLTTDLAQVRTIEVVSKQRLFDTLQILGKQNVQSIDRTTSSEVARKVGASAVLSGSVIKINSKLRLNITLEEVKSGKIILSDIIEGNNIDEIFTLVDAITAKVTRHYNPENINDETPMLGKVTTTSVEAFRLYTRGVERCWLTNFDEGLDDLERAVEIDGQFALAHLQVGNAKFVRNDTAGAGEAFKKALQYIDRAGYREQLLIRGVNAYYNAYKDGDYSPALTIFEQMEANYPRDKEVHLWKGLCLWRNGDYKKAIDSYNRILELAPEFNVMYVSLAQAYADDEDYISASSMMRKSIALHPGQPEGRNLLGNIYFRMGKYEDALKEYEAMVEIKRDFRGYRAYLDLGQAYLLKGEEEKGKQLLKEYIELSDDIAGTAWAHLAFYRLAIYQGKSKEAEKYLENALVAAKKSKNISVETQVRLYQSDLYLFLGRIQDAITAAQEAFTISSFAGFDVGGREACQQLAISLLAEGNTEKALTTLNEYIKKLPSNSQKTAEDQRRIIDGIIAYKAGDYLHSEKLFIPPLKYNIRLYSRAAMTQFQAKKYKEATEQFNKLITRNGFDPERRGVYWSYQNPEHAIVLAYYYLGRIAENEGDNNAARKYYQQFLNCWEKADFSREEITDAKNRLNTL, encoded by the coding sequence ATGGGCAAAGAATTACGTGCCTTAGCAATTAAATTATTTACAGAACATTATTTTGAATATTCTGGGGCAGATGATTTTCGTAGTGAAACACCTAATCAACGATCTACCATACCTCCAACACCTGTTGAGCCAAGTGCTAGAAAAACTAAAGATGGCTTAGATGATATTACTGTAGAAGAAAAATTAATCAAAACAACAATTCAAGAAACGCCTAAAACTATTAAAAAAAGAACTTTTAAGATTGTTGTAGTAACACTAGCTTTACTACTAGCCTTAACAAGTGGGATTTTAGCTTTTAAGTATTATAATAGTGCAAGTGTAGGAAATGAACGTCCATTAATTGCAGTAATGTATTTTGATAACTTTACTAATGACAATAGTTTAGAGTGGTTAGGACGTGGTTTAACAGAAATGTTAACAACAGACCTTGCACAAGTTAGGACAATTGAAGTTGTTAGTAAACAGCGACTTTTTGATACATTGCAAATCTTAGGAAAACAAAATGTTCAATCTATTGACCGCACTACTTCTTCAGAAGTAGCTCGTAAAGTTGGGGCATCGGCTGTACTTTCTGGATCAGTAATTAAAATTAATAGTAAACTTCGCTTAAATATTACATTAGAAGAAGTTAAGTCTGGCAAAATTATCCTATCGGATATTATCGAAGGCAATAATATTGATGAGATATTTACCTTAGTTGATGCTATTACAGCTAAAGTCACACGTCATTACAACCCAGAAAATATTAATGATGAAACACCAATGTTAGGCAAAGTAACAACTACATCTGTAGAGGCTTTTCGCCTCTATACTCGAGGTGTAGAACGTTGTTGGCTAACAAACTTTGATGAAGGGTTAGATGATTTAGAAAGAGCCGTTGAAATAGATGGTCAATTTGCTTTAGCTCATTTACAAGTTGGAAATGCAAAATTTGTCCGTAATGATACGGCTGGAGCAGGAGAAGCTTTTAAGAAAGCACTTCAATATATTGACCGCGCTGGTTATAGAGAACAATTACTAATTCGGGGTGTAAATGCTTATTATAATGCTTATAAAGATGGAGACTATAGCCCAGCCTTAACGATTTTTGAACAAATGGAAGCTAATTATCCACGAGATAAAGAAGTTCATTTATGGAAAGGGTTGTGTTTATGGCGTAATGGCGATTATAAAAAGGCTATTGATAGCTACAACCGAATTTTAGAACTAGCTCCAGAATTTAATGTTATGTATGTTTCTTTAGCTCAAGCCTATGCAGATGATGAAGATTATATTTCTGCTAGCTCTATGATGCGTAAATCCATAGCTTTACATCCGGGTCAACCTGAAGGGCGAAATCTATTAGGTAATATTTACTTTCGTATGGGAAAATATGAAGATGCTCTAAAAGAATATGAGGCTATGGTAGAAATTAAAAGAGATTTCCGAGGCTATAGGGCTTATTTAGATTTAGGGCAAGCTTATTTATTAAAGGGTGAAGAGGAAAAAGGCAAACAGTTACTTAAAGAATATATTGAGCTTAGTGATGATATTGCTGGCACAGCTTGGGCGCACTTAGCTTTTTATCGATTGGCTATTTATCAAGGTAAATCTAAAGAAGCAGAAAAATATTTAGAAAATGCTTTAGTAGCAGCAAAAAAATCTAAAAATATTTCTGTAGAAACCCAAGTTCGCCTATATCAGTCTGACCTCTATTTGTTTTTAGGCAGAATCCAAGATGCAATTACAGCGGCTCAAGAAGCTTTTACTATTTCAAGTTTTGCAGGTTTTGATGTTGGTGGACGTGAAGCATGTCAACAACTAGCTATTAGTCTTTTAGCTGAAGGTAACACGGAAAAAGCTTTAACTACATTAAATGAATATATTAAAAAGCTACCTTCTAATAGTCAGAAAACAGCAGAAGACCAACGCCGGATTATTGATGGAATAATTGCTTATAAAGCTGGGGATTATTTGCATAGTGAAAAACTTTTTATCCCTCCTTTAAAATATAATATTCGTCTTTACTCACGCGCTGCTATGACTCAGTTTCAAGCTAAAAAATATAAAGAAGCTACTGAGCAATTTAATAAGTTAATCACTCGTAATGGTTTTGACCCGGAGCGTCGCGGGGTTTATTGGTCTTATCAAAACCCAGAACATGCTATTGTATTAGCATATTACTACTTAGGACGTATTGCAGAAAATGAAGGTGATAACAATGCGGCTCGTAAATATTACCAGCAATTTCTAAATTGTTGGGAAAAGGCTGACTTTTCTAGAGAAGAAATCACGGACGCAAAGAATAGACTAAATACTTTATAA
- a CDS encoding HEAT repeat domain-containing protein: MFHLLRDESSEVRAAATRGLSRQVNQELFSVFCALLEDEDINVVVEAIYALGQFGNHRAVTPIHRIFDRCDRAMKELASSAINSINLNQPMGWPSDEVYFFTYSRRGYLICECYSYKLVAWRNYWRRRWRYPFARDWGIGCWEISSLENEIRGKVLRPGLKLKIYDQRA; the protein is encoded by the coding sequence TTGTTTCATCTACTTAGAGATGAAAGCTCTGAAGTTCGTGCTGCTGCTACTAGAGGTTTAAGCCGTCAAGTTAACCAAGAATTGTTTTCTGTCTTTTGTGCTTTACTAGAGGATGAAGATATAAATGTTGTAGTAGAAGCAATTTATGCACTAGGTCAATTTGGAAATCATCGTGCTGTAACTCCAATACATAGAATATTTGATCGGTGTGATAGAGCTATGAAAGAACTAGCTTCTTCTGCTATAAACTCTATAAATCTTAATCAACCTATGGGCTGGCCTTCAGATGAGGTTTACTTTTTTACTTATTCTAGACGAGGATATTTAATTTGTGAATGCTATTCTTATAAACTTGTAGCCTGGCGTAATTATTGGCGTAGACGCTGGCGATATCCTTTTGCAAGAGATTGGGGAATAGGTTGTTGGGAAATTTCTAGTTTAGAAAATGAAATAAGAGGAAAAGTTCTACGTCCTGGATTAAAACTAAAAATTTATGATCAGCGTGCTTAA
- a CDS encoding HEAT repeat domain-containing protein, which translates to MITWYDFFEPKINSWEKNKDIPKLIVATSDTDLEVRCLAYDALGRVGTKENINRLCKAVLEKKTHLQGLEEQLL; encoded by the coding sequence ATGATTACTTGGTATGATTTTTTTGAGCCAAAAATTAATAGTTGGGAAAAAAACAAAGACATCCCTAAATTAATTGTTGCTACATCAGATACAGATTTAGAAGTTAGATGTTTAGCCTATGATGCTCTAGGGCGTGTTGGTACAAAGGAAAATATCAACCGCTTATGTAAAGCTGTACTAGAGAAAAAAACGCATCTGCAAGGGCTAGAGGAGCAATTGCTTTAG
- a CDS encoding GAF domain-containing protein, translated as MRLGNTLVSSAPNISLPYNQNTISFDFVALSFTDEDLVRYSYLLENFEGEWSQPSTERTTRFTNLPAGQYKFLVKARSSSGLWSEPQTLLVEILPPYWQTTWFRLLLLFSTVTLIAGIFSWRVSRLNYHHNQRIESLTQLLESIRVINSKLDLQLVLQNIVSESANLVGGEAGGIGLIKENKLVFEHVWYKDHWEKTTLEFPLNQGIAGLVAATGQTIIVNDPMQDSRVIYPALIKKYNLQGFMDVPIYSRDRKVIGVLDIRLRANRVAFNLADARLVESLAEQVAVAIENAELYGSLAEKNLMIIESLKEIEKLYSNEQEVTRRLQELNNKLKEVNELKTNFMIVTSHEMRTPLTVLKGYHEVLLDLQPENLSASQKRALQTCQRTIERLINIVNDILEMLRIEEKCISLKLTNFNLSDLILDIVNEIKPFVEKRNLKINIKVPDEALILEADVEKIRLVLLNLIQNAIKFTHDNGLIEIIANKEDSQLHLIIKDSGIGIVASEIDHIFEKFYTGHDTIHHKSGKYEFGARGAGLGLAIAKSYLEAHSGKIWVESEGKGKGAEFHIIIDTTAKFLGSKKDSLSKEAINA; from the coding sequence TTGCGCTTAGGCAATACTTTAGTTTCATCTGCTCCAAATATTTCTTTACCCTATAATCAAAACACAATTTCTTTTGATTTTGTAGCATTATCTTTTACGGATGAAGACTTAGTGCGTTATAGTTATTTACTAGAAAACTTTGAAGGTGAGTGGTCACAACCTAGCACAGAACGCACTACACGTTTTACCAACCTTCCCGCAGGTCAATATAAATTTTTGGTCAAAGCTCGCTCTAGCTCAGGGCTTTGGAGTGAACCACAAACTTTGTTAGTAGAAATCTTGCCTCCCTATTGGCAAACAACTTGGTTTCGCCTTTTGCTACTTTTTAGCACTGTAACTTTAATAGCTGGTATTTTTTCTTGGCGTGTCAGTAGACTAAATTATCATCATAACCAACGAATAGAGAGCCTAACACAACTACTAGAAAGTATTAGGGTTATTAACTCAAAACTAGACCTACAACTGGTTTTACAAAATATTGTTTCAGAAAGTGCTAATTTAGTTGGTGGAGAGGCTGGAGGAATTGGATTAATTAAAGAAAATAAACTAGTTTTTGAGCATGTCTGGTATAAAGATCATTGGGAAAAAACTACTTTAGAGTTTCCTCTTAATCAAGGTATTGCTGGGCTTGTTGCTGCAACAGGTCAAACTATTATTGTTAATGACCCTATGCAAGATAGCCGAGTGATTTATCCAGCATTAATTAAAAAATATAACCTACAAGGCTTTATGGATGTACCTATTTATAGTCGTGATAGAAAAGTAATAGGTGTTTTAGATATTCGCTTAAGAGCTAATCGAGTTGCTTTTAATCTTGCAGACGCTCGTTTAGTAGAGTCTTTAGCCGAGCAAGTTGCTGTAGCTATTGAAAATGCAGAGCTTTACGGTTCTCTTGCGGAAAAAAACTTAATGATTATTGAATCATTAAAAGAGATAGAAAAACTCTATAGCAATGAACAAGAAGTCACCCGCCGATTACAAGAATTAAACAATAAATTAAAGGAAGTCAATGAGTTAAAAACTAACTTTATGATTGTTACTTCTCATGAAATGCGCACACCTTTAACAGTCTTAAAGGGCTATCATGAAGTGCTTTTAGACCTACAGCCAGAAAACCTTTCTGCTTCACAAAAGCGAGCTTTGCAAACCTGCCAAAGAACCATAGAAAGACTAATTAATATTGTTAATGATATTTTGGAAATGCTAAGAATTGAAGAAAAGTGCATCAGCCTAAAATTAACAAACTTTAATTTATCAGACCTTATTTTAGATATAGTTAATGAAATAAAACCATTTGTAGAGAAAAGAAACCTAAAAATAAATATAAAAGTGCCTGATGAAGCTTTGATCTTAGAAGCAGATGTAGAAAAAATAAGGTTAGTTTTGTTAAATTTAATTCAAAATGCAATTAAATTTACTCATGACAATGGTTTAATAGAAATAATTGCAAATAAAGAAGATAGCCAACTGCATTTGATCATCAAAGATAGTGGTATAGGAATAGTTGCTAGTGAAATTGATCATATTTTTGAAAAATTTTACACAGGGCATGACACAATTCATCATAAATCTGGAAAATATGAATTTGGTGCGCGAGGTGCAGGACTAGGTTTAGCAATTGCTAAAAGCTATTTAGAAGCTCATTCTGGAAAAATTTGGGTAGAGTCCGAAGGAAAAGGAAAAGGGGCTGAATTTCATATAATTATTGATACTACAGCAAAATTCTTAGGTAGTAAAAAAGATAGTCTTTCCAAAGAAGCTATAAATGCTTAA
- a CDS encoding tetratricopeptide repeat protein yields the protein MKKTTKEKQSKKVDFLSEKLNINPTPPTINKKDPKILIPAITPTKFSDVARQLFALFALIAVVTTIAYSNHFHNGFHLDDFHTIVENSYIKNIDNLPLFFKEGNTFCSLPSNRSYRPLVTASLAIDYWLGNGSLEPFQYHLSMFIVFILQGLMMILFFWKLLEMAQPAKYNVLIAGAATALYLLHPVNAETINYVISRSDSYSTFFIVLAFVMYLYSPLCQKLHLYLIPVVIGALTKEPAIMFGPLLVIYKLCFEYPVDFKKLIFDIVEEQKIEKEAIDKLKKVVISSLPAIICVGFLFLFLNHMRPKTFSPGGFSVLDYIITQPYVILHYVVSLFLPLWLSIDTDWTLVESVWDIKVYVGGAFILTLIYLMIITSQEQKLRLICFGIAWFLLALLPTSVIPLAEVLNYHRPFFPYVGLIIALFSALIVYILPKYKLVNSSQQLSSAFLTLLIIGVSIYGVGTYQRNKVWKTEESIWFDATVKSPKNGRALMNYGLILMSKGDYVAAENYFIKAQPFIPYYSYLYVNWGILKERMGKLEEAEKNFQKAVEYGGVYPTTFYFYGKFLSDQKRYPEAINNLVKALELAPNHNASQRLLMNLYQEQGDFANLEKIALMVLQQDANNLEAKFYLDAAKNKKNPLQTLQDHAAASKTPEAYLDLSLKYYQAKQYEKCIEAANEALKIKPDFPEAYNNICTAYNELKQWDKAIVACEQAIKFNPNFTLAKNNLAWALEQQKQSTNNSSVEK from the coding sequence ATGAAAAAAACGACGAAAGAAAAACAAAGTAAAAAAGTAGACTTTTTATCTGAAAAACTTAATATAAATCCTACCCCTCCAACTATTAACAAAAAAGACCCTAAAATTTTAATACCTGCAATAACTCCTACTAAATTTTCAGATGTGGCACGTCAATTATTTGCTTTATTTGCTTTAATTGCGGTTGTTACAACTATAGCTTACTCTAATCATTTTCATAATGGATTTCACCTAGATGATTTTCATACAATTGTAGAAAATAGCTATATTAAAAATATAGATAATTTACCTTTATTTTTTAAGGAAGGTAATACTTTTTGCTCTCTTCCAAGTAATAGATCTTATCGTCCGCTAGTTACTGCTAGTCTAGCTATAGATTACTGGCTAGGTAATGGCAGCCTAGAACCCTTTCAATATCATCTCTCTATGTTTATTGTGTTCATTTTACAAGGCTTAATGATGATACTTTTCTTTTGGAAGCTTTTAGAAATGGCACAACCTGCTAAATATAATGTTTTAATTGCTGGTGCTGCTACAGCCCTTTATTTATTACATCCAGTTAATGCTGAAACTATTAATTATGTAATTTCTCGCTCTGATAGCTACTCTACTTTTTTTATTGTTCTTGCTTTTGTAATGTATTTATATTCGCCACTTTGTCAAAAATTACATCTTTATCTAATACCTGTAGTTATAGGTGCTTTAACTAAAGAACCCGCCATAATGTTTGGCCCGCTTCTAGTGATATATAAGCTTTGCTTTGAATATCCAGTAGATTTTAAGAAATTAATTTTTGATATAGTAGAAGAACAAAAAATAGAAAAAGAAGCTATTGATAAACTTAAAAAAGTAGTGATAAGTAGCTTACCTGCTATTATTTGTGTTGGATTTCTCTTTTTATTTCTTAATCATATGCGACCTAAGACTTTTAGTCCTGGTGGATTTTCTGTCTTAGATTATATTATTACTCAACCTTATGTAATACTTCATTATGTAGTCTCTTTATTTTTACCTTTGTGGCTATCAATTGATACTGATTGGACATTAGTAGAAAGTGTTTGGGATATTAAAGTTTATGTTGGTGGAGCTTTTATACTGACACTTATTTACTTAATGATTATTACTTCACAAGAGCAGAAATTAAGATTAATTTGTTTTGGAATTGCTTGGTTTTTACTTGCATTACTTCCTACATCAGTAATTCCACTAGCAGAAGTATTAAATTATCACCGTCCATTTTTTCCTTATGTTGGGTTAATAATCGCGTTATTTTCTGCCTTAATAGTTTATATTTTGCCAAAATATAAGCTTGTGAATTCTAGTCAACAACTTAGTTCAGCTTTTCTGACTTTGTTAATAATAGGAGTAAGTATTTATGGAGTAGGTACTTATCAACGTAACAAAGTTTGGAAAACAGAAGAAAGTATTTGGTTTGATGCTACGGTTAAAAGCCCTAAAAACGGGCGTGCTTTAATGAATTATGGATTAATACTTATGAGCAAGGGCGATTATGTCGCAGCAGAAAACTATTTTATTAAAGCACAACCTTTTATTCCTTATTATTCTTATCTTTATGTTAATTGGGGAATATTAAAAGAAAGAATGGGCAAATTAGAAGAGGCAGAGAAAAATTTTCAAAAAGCTGTTGAATATGGGGGAGTTTATCCAACTACATTTTATTTTTATGGTAAATTTTTAAGTGATCAAAAACGTTATCCTGAAGCAATAAATAACCTTGTCAAAGCTCTAGAACTAGCACCTAATCATAATGCTTCACAACGATTATTAATGAATTTATATCAAGAACAAGGGGATTTTGCTAATTTAGAGAAGATAGCCTTAATGGTTTTACAACAGGATGCCAACAATTTAGAAGCAAAATTTTATCTTGATGCAGCAAAAAATAAAAAGAACCCTTTGCAAACACTTCAAGATCATGCGGCTGCCAGTAAAACGCCTGAAGCATATTTAGATCTTAGTTTAAAGTATTATCAAGCTAAACAATATGAAAAATGTATTGAAGCAGCTAATGAAGCATTAAAGATAAAGCCAGATTTTCCAGAGGCTTACAATAATATTTGTACTGCTTATAATGAATTAAAACAATGGGATAAAGCTATTGTAGCTTGTGAACAGGCAATAAAATTTAATCCTAATTTTACGCTTGCAAAAAATAATTTAGCCTGGGCCCTAGAACAGCAAAAACAATCAACAAATAATTCATCTGTAGAAAAATAA